From Topomyia yanbarensis strain Yona2022 chromosome 1, ASM3024719v1, whole genome shotgun sequence, one genomic window encodes:
- the LOC131675979 gene encoding small ribosomal subunit protein eS8-like, giving the protein GISRDSYHKRRATGDKKAAIRKKRKYELGRPAANTKIGASRIHFVRTRGGNRKFRALRLDSGNFVWASEETARKARIIDVVYNASNNELVRTKTLVKNAIVVIDSTPFRHWYESHYLLPLGKKREVKAGEEDVLAKKRCKRVLKKYVKRQKTAKIDPALEEQFNAGRLLAVIASRPGQCGRADGYLLEEKELEFYLKKIQNKKSK; this is encoded by the coding sequence GGTATAAGCCGTGATAGTTATCATAAGAGGCGGGCCACTGGTGACAAGAAAGCCGCCATCCGCAAGAAGAGGAAGTATGAATTAGGACGCCCAGCCGCCAATACTAAGATTGGTGCAAGCCGTATCCATTTCGTGCGTACTCGTGGAGGAAACCGTAAATTCCGAGCTCTCCGTTTGGATTCCGGCAACTTTGTGTGGGCTTCGGAGGAAACCGCCCGTAAGGCACGCATTATCGATGTTGTGTACAATGCTTCCAACAACGAGCTGGTACGTACCAAAACGCTGGTAAAGAATGCCATCGTGGTGATCGATTCAACGCCGTTTCGCCACTGGTACGAGAGCCACTACCTGCTACCGCTGGGAAAGAAACGTGAGGTGAAAGCCGGCGAGGAAGACGTCCTGGCTAAGAAGCGCTGCAAACGTGTACTGAAGAAGTACGTTAAACGACAGAAGACTGCCAAAATCGATCCCGCACTGGAGGAACAGTTTAACGCTGGTCGACTGCTCGCTGTTATTGCCTCCCGTCCCGGACAGTGCGGCCGTGCTGATGGTTATCTGCTGGAAGAAAAGGAGTTGGAGTTctatctgaagaagattcagaaTAAGAAATCGAAGTAA